The Thermotoga neapolitana DSM 4359 sequence ATGGGTTTCTCCAGAGAAGAAACGTTCTACCTGATGACGGAAGCGGGGGCAAGTCAGGTGGGAATAAAAACAGGAAAGATAGAAGCAGGGTACAGAGCAGACTTTTGTCTCTACGAGAGAAATCCACTTCTTTTCGAGGATGATCCCATTGCGGTGTTTGTGGAGGGGGAGAAGATTTATGAGAAAAACGGATCCTCTCATTGATATTTTCAAAAAGAACAAAGAGAGAATCGATATCCTTGGAAAAGCATGGGATATCTTTTATTTTGAAGGAAGAGCTCCCGATGTAGGTAAAAGGCGTGAGAATTTCATAGTTGAGATGATAAGAAAAGAACTTTCACACTTCATAAAATCCGTTAATCAAGCCCCAGACACAGAAAGAAACTGGGATATTGAAATAACTTTTCAAGACGACTCAACAAAGAGGTACAGTATAAAAACAACTGAAGGATTTTCCGACGTTAAAATAGCATGGGATGGATTCCCAACCAAAGATAGAATTTTAACTTTCAACTTCCAGGCAGATATATTCTACATTGCAAGAAACAAAGACAAAATAATACTATGCGTTATTGATTTAGAAAAATTGAGAGACCTACAGAGAGAAGTAGAAAAAAATGAATCAAAGTTGGAGGAGTACTACTCACTCCCGAGCAGCAACACAAACCCGCGTGGTTTTGGATTGAAGAGTTCTACTGTAAAAAGATTGATCGAGCTTTCAAAAAAAGAGGAAAACTATTTAGAGATCGATTACAAACCTTTTCCCGTTGAATTGATACTCAAAGCAAAAGAAGAATATTTCAAAGGATGGTACGATCTCATAAAAGAGTTGATAGAAAAATATCAACAGTGATCTTCAAAAAGAGTAGGTTTGCTGAGAATATCCTTTACCCTTTCTTCGGCCTTTTTTACGTATTCGGGATTTATCTCTATTCCAACAAAATGCCGTCCTGTTTTAACGGCAGCCACACAAGTTGTTCCTACACCAGCAAAAGGATCGAGAACGACATCTCCTTTAAAGGTGTAGAGCTGTATACAACGGTAAGGAAGTTCCTCAGGAAAGGGGGCAGGATGTCCTACTCTCTTAGCTGACTCTGGTGGAAATTTCCACACACTCCTTGTGAATTCTAAAAATTCTTCCCTTGTTATTGTTGATTTTGCTTCTCTATCACTGGGTTTTCTTCGCTTTAGATCTCCTTTACTCATTACAATTATATATTCGTGTTGATCTCTTAGCACGGGATTTACAGGAGACATCCACGAACCCCACGCAGTCGAAGAACCACTCACCGCTTCCCCTTTGTCCCAAATGATCTCTCCACGTATCAAAAAGCCTATCTTTTCAAACAAATGGATGAGATACGCATGAAGAGGAATGTACGGTTTTCTTCCAAGATTTGCTACATTAAAACAGGCTCTTCCACCCCAGACGAGAACCCTGTACACTTCTTTCATGATTTCTTCTATGAATTCAAGGTATTCATCAAGAGTCATATCTTCATCGTATTCTTTCCCTACATTGTACGGAGGTGAAGTCACCATGAGATGTATCGAACAGTCAGGTATTTTTTTCAGAACTTCTCTGGCATCCCCCTCAATGACCTTGTCTAAGAGATTTTCAGGAAGTGGGTTCTCGATGAGATCTTCCTCTGAAGGTTTTGGAAGGGAAAAGTTGGAATAGATCGCTCTACTATAAAATGGAGATGAATCATGGCTTTCCCGGCCTTTTACTCCAAAAGAACTGGTTCTTGTTGATTTTCTTCTCTTCACAATGTCATCCCCTGGGGATAGGAAAATAGAAAATGGAGCAGGCGGTGGGACTCGAACCCACACCCTCCGCCTTACCAAGGCGGCGCTCCACCGCTTGAAGCTACGCCTGCTCGCTGCTAGGGTTATTTTAACACATTGTCGCCTGTGATTCAAGATGTTTCCTGCAATCCTTTACGCTTCAAAAGATCTATCACCTCTTCGTTCACCACATGTTTTGGAATTTTCCCACTAAAGAAATCCACCACTGCCTGAGCAGCCATCATGTTCATTCTGTAGATGGCTTCCTTTGTGTGAGCACCTATGTGCGCAGTGGTAATGAGGTTTGGACATTCAAACAGTGGTGAGCCGGGATCTGGAGGCTCTTCAGAGAAAACATCGAGTGCGGCCCCGGCGATTTTCCCTTCCTTTAAAGCCTTCACGAGTGCTTTTTCGTCCACAAGACCACCACGAGAGGTGTTGATCAAAAAGGCAGATTTCTTCATCAGGGAAATTTCCCTTTCACCTATCATGTTTCTTGTGCTTTCGTTCAGTGGAACATGGAGCGATACAAAATCACTCTCCCTGAGAAGGTGATCCAGATCGTCGACCGGAGTGGCCTCTGACAATCTCACACTGTCCTTGCTCACGTATGGATCGTAAACGAGCACGTTCATACCAAGGCAAACAGCCTTCTTAACCACTTCCCTGCCTATTGCTCCAAAACCTATTACACCGAGTGTTTTTCCAGAAACTTCCTGCCCGATTATTCCTTCCCACTTTCTCTCCTGAAACAGTCTGTTGTGGGCCCACACAAGACCTCTGCTGAGTGCGAAGATGAAGGCGATGGTGAGTTCGGCAACAGAAAGCGAATTCGCACCGGCTGTGATGGTAACGGGTATTCCTTTCTTTGTTGCTGCATTCAGATCTATGTTGTCCACTCCCACCCCGTGCTTGGCTATGATCTTGAGGTTGGAGTTTTCTATCATCTCAGCCGTGACAGGATGTGTGCCCACAATCAGAGCGTCCGCGTCTTTTAAAGCGTCTGGATCTATGGTATCGGCCCTGATTGTCTCAAATCCATTTTTCCTGAGAAAATCAATGGGTTCCTGAGAATACTTACCAAAAGTTCGTGTCACAATGAGTACTTTCCTCATATTTTTCCCTCCACGTTCAGTACTTTAGCTCCGAGACAGACAACCTGCTCTTGTTCAGATTCTCTATGGCTTTTGGATCTCTCGCCGCAAGAAGTGTGTAAATCGTGTCGAGTATGACAAGTTGTACGATTCTGGAGGTCATAGCGTCCGTTCTTATCTTCGTCTCTTTCGTGTTTGTTACAAGGACAACGTCTGAGTACTTTGCGAGGGTAGACTTCTTGTTTCCCGTTATCGCAACGACCGGTATCCTCATCTCTCTGGCCTTCCTGGCGAAGTTCACAACGGATATCGTTTCCCCCGTGTGCGAAACGGCAACGAGGAGATCACCGGGAGATGCGGTGGCAAGGATGGTGGCTATGATGTGTTCGTCGTTGGAGAACAAACAGTTTTTTCCAATGCGGGTGAACTTGTGAAACGCATCGAAAGCAACAGCAGCAGAAGCTGCAAAACCTATGAATATGATCCTTCGAGCCTCTCTGAACATTTCGACGGCTTTTTTGATCGACTCAACATCTATGGAGTTCAGGGTATCCAGAATTGCCCTCACAGTGGCTTTGAAAATCTTTTCGGTGATGGTTCGGGTGTCGTCTTCAGTGGAAACATCTTCGTAAACGATCTCAAGAGGTGCTCTTGAAATGCTCTGTACCAGGATCACCTTGAACTGCTGAAAACTGTTCAGCCCCAGTTTCTTGTAAAACTTCACCACGGAAGCTTCGCTTTTCACACCCGCTTTTTTACTGAGATCGCTAATGGAACTTTCTATGACCCCTCCTGGATCTGAAAGAATAACATCGGCTATTTGTTTTTCCGCGTTGGTGAATTCATCGTATTTTTCCTTAATCATCTGAATCACATCCACATTAAGACCTCCTCACACAGCAGTGGATCCTCCATCTATACTTATGATACTTCCCGTCATAAAGCCCGCCTCATCGCATGCGGCAAAAAGGATAGCGAAAGCAATTTCCTCTTCTTCTCCAAGCCTCTTCATGGGGATCCTGGACGTCATTTTTTTCAGAAGTTCTTCCGGATTTGGGGATGCGTTTACCCTTGCCATCAATCCCTCAGACTTCGTGGTACCCGGGCACACCGCGTTCACCCTTATTCCATAGTCCACGTAATCGACCGCAAGGGATCTTGTAAGACCCAGAAGCGCTGCCTTTGAAACACTGTAAACACATCTTCTTGGGATTCCCACAAGCCCCGCTTCGGAGGAAACATTCACAATAACTCCTCCACCCTGCTTTTTCATCTGCTCGACCGCGTATCTCGACAGTAAAAACGGTCCTTTGACATTCACAGCGATCGTTCTGTCGAAGTCCTCTTCTGAAGTCTCTTCTATGTTTCCATAGGGAACTATACCCGCGTTGTTCACAAGGATATCGAGTCTCCCAAACGCTTCCACCGTTCTTCTCACTATCCGTTCTGCATCCTTTGTTACGTCTCCAAGAATGAACACGGCCTCTCCACCCTTGCTTTTTATCAGTTCCACAGTGCCATTGCCTTTCTCCTCGGAAATGTCGTTCACTGCCACTTTCGCTCCTCTCTCTGCGAACATGATGGCGGCTTTTTTTCCTATTCCGGAACCTGCTCCCGTTATCAAAACCACCTTTCCCTGAAAGTTCATAGCTTCAATCCCTCCTTATCCAAAGATGAGGTTCGGTATGAACAGCACGATCTGCGGGAAGAAGATGATGAGAAGTATGGCTATCACCGTTACTATGAGGAAAGGCCAGGATGCCTGAATGTACTCTTCTATGCTCGCACCAAGGACTGAACAGCCTGCGTACATGGAAGCCCCCACAGGTGGTGTCTGGTTTCCCATAGCGGCAGAAAGAATGAAGACCAGACCGAAATGGACGGGATCGATTCCCAGCTGCCTTGCCACAGGAAGAAGTACAGCCGTGAGCATTAGTATTAGAGCCGTTGCATCAACGAACAGACCTGCAAACACGAGGAATATGGAAATCATGACCATCAACACGTTTGAATTGCTGGTGATACCGAGAAGGAACTGAGCAAGTCTTTCTGGAATCCTTTCCCATATCATTCCATACCCAAAGATAGAAGACATCGAGAGGATGAACATGACACTGCCAATATCGCCAAGAGAGTTTTCGAGGGTTTCCCAGTAGAAAGTCCTGATGGACATTTCCCTGTGAATCAGAAAACCAACCAGCATTCCGTAAAGCACAGCAAACGAACCAACTTCCGACGGAGTGAAGATACCTCCTCTGAGTCCTACGATCAACAGAACAGGAAAGATGAGTGCCCAGATACTTCTTCCCAGTGTTCTGAAAATCTCACCTGTTGAAGCACGCTTTTCTCTTTCTGGGGCAAGGTTCAGTCTATTCGCAACGAACCATATGGTTATCATATAGACAACCATTAAAAGAAGCCCAGGTCCAATTCCCGCCGCAAAGAGCCTTCCAATGGAAACCTGACCTATCGTACCGTAGATGATGAAAGCGATACCAGGTGGTATGATCGGCGTGATCAAAGATGTCCAGACGTTGACAGCCACTGCAAAACCTCTTGGATATCCTCGTCTTAGCATTTCAGGTCCAAGCATCCTTGTTTCCATCGCTGCATCCGCTATACTAGAACCAGAAACCCCTCCCATCAACGTGGAAAGAACCGCCGAAACCTGACCGAGTCCACCTTTCATATGACCAACAAGAGTGGAAGCAAAATCAAGAAGCCTTCTTGTCACACCAGCGGAGTTCATCACGTTCCCAGCCACTATGAACATGGGGATTGCCAGAAGAGCGAAATTGACCGTCTGAGAAAGCAACCTTTGAATGGGGATCGTAATGGGAAGTTCAGGATGCTGAAGGAACCACAGAAAACCAGATATTCCAATTGCGAACGCGACGGGCATCCCAAGAATCAAAAATACAGCGAACGCGATCAGCACTATTAGCATATTATTGTGCCTCCTTCTTGTTGCGGAATTCGGCCAATATCTTCAAGATGGTGGATCTGAACAGGAGTACCCCACCGACAGGAACACTCAGGGTAACCCAGGTGTAGCTGAAGTTTGGCATACCAACGAAGGTTCTGTATCTTGTTTTATAGGACAGATAAAAGCCCCACACGATCAGATAGAAAGAAAACGCAAGGATTATGAAGTAATTTATGAGCCTTATGATCTTCTGTTTGCGTTCTGAAAGACGTTTCACAAAGATATCTACAGACATCATTTTGTTTTCACGCCATGCGATATCCACCGCAAAGAAAGCCGCCCAGCCGAACAGAAACGTGCTGAAATCCACCGCCCAGTTTATAGGATGACCTATGAATCTTGCAACACCAGAGGCAAAAACCATAACGATCATCACAAGAAGGAGTATCTTGGCAGAGTGCTTTTCGATTTTCAGAAGGATCTCGTCCAGTTTTTTCACGTCTCTCACCTCTGATAGATAGAATGAAGGCCCGCCCCCGAAGGGGCCGGGCTGATGGTCACTCTCCTTTCACTTCTCTGAT is a genomic window containing:
- a CDS encoding DNA-methyltransferase; its protein translation is MKRRKSTRTSSFGVKGRESHDSSPFYSRAIYSNFSLPKPSEEDLIENPLPENLLDKVIEGDAREVLKKIPDCSIHLMVTSPPYNVGKEYDEDMTLDEYLEFIEEIMKEVYRVLVWGGRACFNVANLGRKPYIPLHAYLIHLFEKIGFLIRGEIIWDKGEAVSGSSTAWGSWMSPVNPVLRDQHEYIIVMSKGDLKRRKPSDREAKSTITREEFLEFTRSVWKFPPESAKRVGHPAPFPEELPYRCIQLYTFKGDVVLDPFAGVGTTCVAAVKTGRHFVGIEINPEYVKKAEERVKDILSKPTLFEDHC
- a CDS encoding phosphoglycerate dehydrogenase, which produces MRKVLIVTRTFGKYSQEPIDFLRKNGFETIRADTIDPDALKDADALIVGTHPVTAEMIENSNLKIIAKHGVGVDNIDLNAATKKGIPVTITAGANSLSVAELTIAFIFALSRGLVWAHNRLFQERKWEGIIGQEVSGKTLGVIGFGAIGREVVKKAVCLGMNVLVYDPYVSKDSVRLSEATPVDDLDHLLRESDFVSLHVPLNESTRNMIGEREISLMKKSAFLINTSRGGLVDEKALVKALKEGKIAGAALDVFSEEPPDPGSPLFECPNLITTAHIGAHTKEAIYRMNMMAAQAVVDFFSGKIPKHVVNEEVIDLLKRKGLQETS
- a CDS encoding MurR/RpiR family transcriptional regulator encodes the protein MDVIQMIKEKYDEFTNAEKQIADVILSDPGGVIESSISDLSKKAGVKSEASVVKFYKKLGLNSFQQFKVILVQSISRAPLEIVYEDVSTEDDTRTITEKIFKATVRAILDTLNSIDVESIKKAVEMFREARRIIFIGFAASAAVAFDAFHKFTRIGKNCLFSNDEHIIATILATASPGDLLVAVSHTGETISVVNFARKAREMRIPVVAITGNKKSTLAKYSDVVLVTNTKETKIRTDAMTSRIVQLVILDTIYTLLAARDPKAIENLNKSRLSVSELKY
- a CDS encoding SDR family NAD(P)-dependent oxidoreductase — its product is MNFQGKVVLITGAGSGIGKKAAIMFAERGAKVAVNDISEEKGNGTVELIKSKGGEAVFILGDVTKDAERIVRRTVEAFGRLDILVNNAGIVPYGNIEETSEEDFDRTIAVNVKGPFLLSRYAVEQMKKQGGGVIVNVSSEAGLVGIPRRCVYSVSKAALLGLTRSLAVDYVDYGIRVNAVCPGTTKSEGLMARVNASPNPEELLKKMTSRIPMKRLGEEEEIAFAILFAACDEAGFMTGSIISIDGGSTAV
- a CDS encoding TRAP transporter large permease subunit, which encodes MLIVLIAFAVFLILGMPVAFAIGISGFLWFLQHPELPITIPIQRLLSQTVNFALLAIPMFIVAGNVMNSAGVTRRLLDFASTLVGHMKGGLGQVSAVLSTLMGGVSGSSIADAAMETRMLGPEMLRRGYPRGFAVAVNVWTSLITPIIPPGIAFIIYGTIGQVSIGRLFAAGIGPGLLLMVVYMITIWFVANRLNLAPEREKRASTGEIFRTLGRSIWALIFPVLLIVGLRGGIFTPSEVGSFAVLYGMLVGFLIHREMSIRTFYWETLENSLGDIGSVMFILSMSSIFGYGMIWERIPERLAQFLLGITSNSNVLMVMISIFLVFAGLFVDATALILMLTAVLLPVARQLGIDPVHFGLVFILSAAMGNQTPPVGASMYAGCSVLGASIEEYIQASWPFLIVTVIAILLIIFFPQIVLFIPNLIFG
- a CDS encoding TRAP transporter small permease, yielding MRDVKKLDEILLKIEKHSAKILLLVMIVMVFASGVARFIGHPINWAVDFSTFLFGWAAFFAVDIAWRENKMMSVDIFVKRLSERKQKIIRLINYFIILAFSFYLIVWGFYLSYKTRYRTFVGMPNFSYTWVTLSVPVGGVLLFRSTILKILAEFRNKKEAQ